GGGAGCGAGCCGATGACATCGGCAAGCCCCCCCGTTTTCATGAACGGTGCCGCTTCTGAAGCGACATACCATATTTTCATAATATCCCCCTTTAAACCGTTGTCCGTTTTCCGATGACGATCGGTTCGTCGACCGTACCTCGAATGACTTGTCCTCGTTTGACGACCACTTCTTTATCTAAAATGGCGTTCTCGACGACAGCGCCTTCTTCGATGATCGACTTGGATAAAATGATTGAGTTTTTGACACGGGCGTGCTCACTGACGACGACACCGCGGAAGAGAATGCTGTTTTGAACTTCTCCGCTGATTTTACAGCCGTTTGCGACGAGCGCTTCATTCACTTTCGACCCTTTCAAATAACGGGTCGGCGGCTCATGTTTAATCTTCGTATAGATATGCGGGAAGTCATAGATAATCCCTTCCCGACGAAGTAAGCGCATACTTTCATTATAGTATGAAAAGACAGAATGAATCACCTGCATTTTGCCAGTATAGTGATAACCGTGTACGTGCAGACGGTGAAGCTGCGGACGGATGACCCCGTCAAGCAAGTCGTACTCGCCTTTTGACGTCGCTTCGTCGACGAGACGAAGGAACAAATTCTTCGACATGATAATCGTCTCGGTATACGTGTACTCATCGTCCGGGCTGTATCCGCGCTCACCGATACCGACGACACGGTCGTTTTCACCGAGACGGATTGGGCGGCAATACCCGCATTTTTGTTCGTGAGCGGCATAACCGAGTGTGATGTCCGCACCCATCGATTTATGATGGTCGAGCATGTCTTGGAAGTCGATCGTCGTCAACACGTTCGATCCGGTGATCACGACGTACGGCTGTTTGCTGCGTACGAAGTGTTCGCGGTGCATCGAGAAGTTGGCCAAGTCGCCGAGGTACGCTTCCCCGTCGGGCTTGAGCGCCGGCGGGAAGATGTGTAGCCCCCCTTGCGAACGGTCCAAATCCCATTCTTTCCCTGAACCCAAGTGGTCCATGAGCGAGCGATACTTATCGAGCGTGAAAATACCCACTTGGTTGATGCCTTGGGTAATCATATTCGTCAATGTGAAATCAATCAGGCGATAACGCCCAGAGAACGGGACAGCAGCTAAATTGCGATGCCCCGTAAATTCTGGAAACAAGCCCTCTTCGGTCCCTAAGTTGATGACCCCTAACAAATCATTCGTCAACAATAACGCCTCCTTGCGTCGGTCTTTTTTTAAATTAAGCACGTTGTTTGAAGACTGTGCCGCTCTCGATATTTTCATGTGGTTCAATGACAACGATCTCACCGCCCGGCTCACCGACCGTCGCACCGTCCTCAATGACGGCACAGCTCGCGACGATGGCTCTATGAATCGTTACATCTTTTCCGATTCGTGCTCCAGGCATGATAACCGAGTCTTTGACGAGCGAGCCTTCACCGACGCGCACATCATAGAACAAAACTGAATGTTGAACTTCGCCCTCAATCCGGCAACCTTCATTAATGACCGATTGTTCGACACAGGCATCTTTGCCGATGAACTGTGGCGTCTGGTTCGGGTTGACCGAGTAGATTTTAAAGTCCGGATCATATAGATCAAACGGTGGATCTTCTTCGAGTAAGTCCATGTTGGCTTCCCAAAGCGATTGAATCGTCCCGACGTCTTTCCAGTAACCTTTAAATTTATACGCGAACACGTCTAAACCGTCGAGGAGCGTGTTCGGAATGATGTTTTTACCGAAGTCGAAGCTTGATGTCTCGTCTTCTGCATCTTGGATCAAGTGCTCCCGTAGCACTTCCCAGTTGAAGATATAAATCCCCATCGAAGCCAAGTTGCTCTTCGGTTTCTCCGGCTTCTCATCGAACTCATTGATGCGAAGATCATCGCTCGTGTTCAAGATCCCGAAACGCGGTGCTTCATCCCAAGGGACTTCCATAACTGAAATCGTGACGTCTGCTTGCTTCTCTTTATGGAAATCGAGCATCTTCTCATAATCCATCTTGTAAATGTGGTCCCCCGATAGAATCAACACGTACTCCGGATCGTAATCGTCGATATAGCTCAAGTTCCGATAAATCGC
This sequence is a window from Exiguobacterium mexicanum. Protein-coding genes within it:
- the glgD gene encoding glucose-1-phosphate adenylyltransferase subunit GlgD, whose amino-acid sequence is MTNDLLGVINLGTEEGLFPEFTGHRNLAAVPFSGRYRLIDFTLTNMITQGINQVGIFTLDKYRSLMDHLGSGKEWDLDRSQGGLHIFPPALKPDGEAYLGDLANFSMHREHFVRSKQPYVVITGSNVLTTIDFQDMLDHHKSMGADITLGYAAHEQKCGYCRPIRLGENDRVVGIGERGYSPDDEYTYTETIIMSKNLFLRLVDEATSKGEYDLLDGVIRPQLHRLHVHGYHYTGKMQVIHSVFSYYNESMRLLRREGIIYDFPHIYTKIKHEPPTRYLKGSKVNEALVANGCKISGEVQNSILFRGVVVSEHARVKNSIILSKSIIEEGAVVENAILDKEVVVKRGQVIRGTVDEPIVIGKRTTV
- a CDS encoding glucose-1-phosphate adenylyltransferase: MKQEMVAMLLAGGEGKRLGPLTRKTAKPAVNFGGKYRIIDFPLSNCTNSGITTVGVLTQYEPLELNRYLGIGSAWDLDRRNGGLAILPPYQAQSGKNWYEGTANAIYRNLSYIDDYDPEYVLILSGDHIYKMDYEKMLDFHKEKQADVTISVMEVPWDEAPRFGILNTSDDLRINEFDEKPEKPKSNLASMGIYIFNWEVLREHLIQDAEDETSSFDFGKNIIPNTLLDGLDVFAYKFKGYWKDVGTIQSLWEANMDLLEEDPPFDLYDPDFKIYSVNPNQTPQFIGKDACVEQSVINEGCRIEGEVQHSVLFYDVRVGEGSLVKDSVIMPGARIGKDVTIHRAIVASCAVIEDGATVGEPGGEIVVIEPHENIESGTVFKQRA